GTTCAAGTGTATTTGCGATATTTGAGGGGGCAGTAACATTACCGCAACTGGAAAAAGACAATAAAGTGTTTTATAATATTTAGCTAGCAATGGAAATCAACTTAATACGTAAGAGCGGTCTATTCAATTTTGAAGCCGAAAATTCGGGAGGAAAAACAGTCGAACTGGATGCAAATCCTAAGATAGGCGGGGAAGGCAAAGGTTTCAGGCCCATGGAAATGTTACTGGTTGGCTTAGGCGGATGCAGCGGGATTGATGTGGTGAATGTACTGACCAAACAGAAAGAGCCACTAAACGATATTAAAATCAAAATAAACGCGACACGTAAGGATGAGGAAGTCCCTCCGATTTTTGAGGTGATTGATATCCATTTTAGTCTTTACGGAAATCTGAATGAACAAAAGGTAGAAAGAGCTTTAGCGCTGACTTTTGATAAATACTGTTCAGTTTCAAATATTTTAGGCCGTTCAGCGACCATCAACTTTTCATACACTATCCATAATTAATATCATGCAAGAAGATAATTTTGAAACCCTGGCCATCCGTTTGCAAACTGAACGCAGTCAGTATAAAGAACATTCAGTACCCCTTTACTTAACTTCGAGTTATAAGTTTGACGATGCCGAAGAGATGCGCGCATTGTTCGCGAATGAAAAAGAAGGAAATGTTTACAGCCGTTATGCAAATCCTAATACTTCAGAGCTGATTGAAAAGATGGCAGCACTGGAAGGCGCTGAAACAGGCTGGGTAACTGCTACAGGGATGGCCGCTATTTTTACCACCTTTGCTACTTTTCTGAGTGCAGGAGATCATATTTTATCAAGCCGTTCTGTTTTCGGTTCTTCTCACCAGTTGTTGAATGGGATTTTTCCTAAATGGAATATTTCTTATACTTATGCTGACCTGGATAAAAAAGAACAGTGGGAAAATGGTATTCAGCCAAATACTAAAGTGATTTTTGTTGAAACACCTTCTAACCCTGGAATTGATATTATTGATCTGGAGTGGATTGGTCAGCTGGCTAAAAAACATGATATATTACTAATCGTTGATAACTGTTTTGCGACCCCTTATTTACAGCAGCCGCTAAAATATGGTGCTGATATTTCTATACACTCTGCTACGAAGTTTATCGATGGCCAGGGACGTACTTTAGGTGGTGTGATTTTAGGTTCTGATAAATTGATCAGGCAAATTGAAGGTTTCGCAAGACATAGCGGGCCGGCAATGTCACCATTTAACGCATGGATACTCTCTAAAAGTTTAGAAACACTGGCTGTTCGTATGGACAGACACTGTGAAAGCGCTTTAAAAGTCGCTGAGTTTTTAGAAGTGCATCCTAAAGTTAAGCAGGTCAGATATCCATTTTTACCTTCACACCCGCAATATGATATTGCTAAAAAGCAAATGAAGCTGGGTGGTGGTATTGTAACGTTAACTATCAATGGCGGTGTAACAGCAGCAGGTATTTTTATGGATAAACTGAAGATGTTTTCTATTTCAGCAAATCTTGGCGATACCCGTTCTATTGCTACACATCCGGCAACAAGTACCCATGCTAAACTTACGGAAGAAGAAAGATTGCAGGTGGGTATTGAGCAGGGAACTGTCCGCCTTTCTATCGGGCTGGAACATATCAATGATATTATTGCTGATATTGAGCAGGCATTGAGCTAAACAATCTGGATATGGTTATCCTCATTTGGAGGATAACCATTTTTTTTATTAAATGATTTATAAACGAACAAATGGCAGGAGAAACTGATTTAAGCAAGTTATTGAAAACAATGAAGCCGGTACACCATACGGGTGATTACGTTTTTTGTACGATAACGGACTTAGGTACAGTGCCTCTTGAAGAAATTATCCTGTTTTTTAAAGAGGAAGAGGGGATAACCATTATCATCACGCAGCAGCTGGCGGATAAGCTTGGATTTGAATATACTGCTGTTTTCTCCTGGATTACCCTGACCGTTCATTCTTCTTTAGCAGCAGTTGGTTTAACCGCAGCCTTTTCTACTGCGCTTTCAGCAGCGGGGATCAGTTGTAATGTAATCGCTGCTTACTATCATGACCATATCTTTGTTGGGAAAAATGATACGGAGAAAGCTATGGATGTTTTAAATACCTTCTCCGCTTAATTATTAATTATCATCTGTTCCTCTTATCTGTTACTTCTTACCTTTGAATATATTGATGAACTTATCCAGAAGGGTTTGTTTCGGTACCGGGATCTCAAATCCGGAGGCTTTTAATTTTCTGCTATATTCTTCTGCTAAAATCTTGTTTTCAAAACCAGGGACATAAGTGTAAACTTCGAATAAATTCAGGTTAGCCTCTTCATAGCCTGATTCTGCTGCTTTTTTATAACGGTCAATGGCTAGTGGGATATTGACTTTCATTTCTATTCCATCTTGCGCATAAGTACCGAGTTGCCAATAGGCATAACTTTCATTATCGGCAGCTGCCTTTACTAAATAACATAGTGCTTTAACAGTGTCGCCAAGATGGTTATATAGCCACCCTAATTCAACATTGACATTTTCACCTTCTCTTTCTGCTATCAAATAATACTTTAAAGCCAGTTCATAATTTTCATGGGTTCTTGGCATAACGTCATAGTAATAGGTCCCGAGCTTAAAAGCTGCTGGCTGATAACCTGCTTCAAAGGCCTTTGTATACCAATAGCACATTTGCAGCTCATCCGGCGGAATTCCCATACCAGCCGAATAACAAATACCTGTGTTGTACATTCCGACAACAGAACCTGCTTTTGCTGAGCTCAAAAATAATTGAAAGGATGCTTCTTCGTTTTTATATTCCGGATAAAGGTCATCCGCATCTTCATAAATAAGAGCCAGATCATTCATAGAATGTGCATGATTCAGTGCTACGGCCTCCTGAAAAAGTCTGACAGCTTTTGCTACATCCGCTGTTTTTGCTGTTGTCAGTAATGCTTTTGCCTGGTTATAAAGCGAATCTCCCGGCGGAAGACCTTTATTGATGAAGGCTTGAAGATGAGTAGCCTGATCTTCATTAAAATAGTAATAGCCATATTCATTATTCGAATCAATATATTCCTGCAATATTTGCGGGTCGGCATCAGTGATCTTCTCTTGATTAATCAAATAGACTTTATTGTCTTTATAAGCATAACAAGAATCTTCGTGATCATTGCTGCTGATGATAAAATCATAAATAACAGGTGATTGAGATTTCCCGAATGGATTGACTATACCCCATAAACCATTTTGCTGAATAGCAAGGGTAGTCTGATTCAAGACATTGATTTTATCATAGAGCAGTTCAGTGATTTGCTGATTAAAATTACCCACTGAAAGATAAATTCCATATTTCTTACCCTTTTTGGTTTTGAAAAATGTGCAATATTCATCCTTCGCTTCATCAGGTATTACCGGATATAAAAGCTGAATTGGTTCGTTTAAAACCAAGTCAAGTTTTTCAATTTTATCATATACAAAATCAAGAAGCAGCTCGCCTTTATAATTGATTAAACCTTGTTTTTTCTGCCTTTTAAGGATGAAAATGGTATAAAGGTTTTCTTTTATCTTTTCATAACCGCTGATCAGCAGTTGTGCCTGATCATTGTACAATAAATTCTCTGTTGTGTTTTCGCTTTTGATGAGTTCGTAGAGATAAGATTCCTCAGGGATATTAAAGCTGTTCACAAAATGGGGGTCACCCTGAGTTAGCAATACAAAGCGGTTAGTATAGATTAATTTGGTCTCTTTATCTGGAACAGGAGTTGTAAAGGTAGATCCGTAATCATCCGAGGTTATAGAC
The sequence above is drawn from the Pedobacter cryoconitis genome and encodes:
- a CDS encoding OsmC family protein, which translates into the protein MEINLIRKSGLFNFEAENSGGKTVELDANPKIGGEGKGFRPMEMLLVGLGGCSGIDVVNVLTKQKEPLNDIKIKINATRKDEEVPPIFEVIDIHFSLYGNLNEQKVERALALTFDKYCSVSNILGRSATINFSYTIHN
- a CDS encoding trans-sulfuration enzyme family protein, with the protein product MQEDNFETLAIRLQTERSQYKEHSVPLYLTSSYKFDDAEEMRALFANEKEGNVYSRYANPNTSELIEKMAALEGAETGWVTATGMAAIFTTFATFLSAGDHILSSRSVFGSSHQLLNGIFPKWNISYTYADLDKKEQWENGIQPNTKVIFVETPSNPGIDIIDLEWIGQLAKKHDILLIVDNCFATPYLQQPLKYGADISIHSATKFIDGQGRTLGGVILGSDKLIRQIEGFARHSGPAMSPFNAWILSKSLETLAVRMDRHCESALKVAEFLEVHPKVKQVRYPFLPSHPQYDIAKKQMKLGGGIVTLTINGGVTAAGIFMDKLKMFSISANLGDTRSIATHPATSTHAKLTEEERLQVGIEQGTVRLSIGLEHINDIIADIEQALS
- a CDS encoding ACT domain-containing protein, which translates into the protein MAGETDLSKLLKTMKPVHHTGDYVFCTITDLGTVPLEEIILFFKEEEGITIIITQQLADKLGFEYTAVFSWITLTVHSSLAAVGLTAAFSTALSAAGISCNVIAAYYHDHIFVGKNDTEKAMDVLNTFSA
- a CDS encoding SEL1-like repeat protein, with product MSHRVYLYNTSEPDAYNDQSIEMMEWGYELSILLHPLLVSDGRIIADSNFDVHLSFNPEEPEDSPVLFYHAAAGIENFKRFYNFIEKYQDELINNTEAFQLAKENLFKYLDGLDQPYFLLNASDVFNMSEETHGDQAQEWLENIRYNNAILTNAMDTDDVSQLKLSLFSKFTGQGFTDFKALLNYEAYDYGWAMIDHPEPEDAEIFEENGLKGLKDGTGKILIAPVYEHIYDFSYDDIAVVSTGGQFGYVNKSGQEFIKPQFDDAFDFEGDYAAVVKADQYGLIDKKGSVVLDFQYQDLTDILSDGSYFTARLNNKWGVIDIKNTILIPFEHEESITSDDYGSTFTTPVPDKETKLIYTNRFVLLTQGDPHFVNSFNIPEESYLYELIKSENTTENLLYNDQAQLLISGYEKIKENLYTIFILKRQKKQGLINYKGELLLDFVYDKIEKLDLVLNEPIQLLYPVIPDEAKDEYCTFFKTKKGKKYGIYLSVGNFNQQITELLYDKINVLNQTTLAIQQNGLWGIVNPFGKSQSPVIYDFIISSNDHEDSCYAYKDNKVYLINQEKITDADPQILQEYIDSNNEYGYYYFNEDQATHLQAFINKGLPPGDSLYNQAKALLTTAKTADVAKAVRLFQEAVALNHAHSMNDLALIYEDADDLYPEYKNEEASFQLFLSSAKAGSVVGMYNTGICYSAGMGIPPDELQMCYWYTKAFEAGYQPAAFKLGTYYYDVMPRTHENYELALKYYLIAEREGENVNVELGWLYNHLGDTVKALCYLVKAAADNESYAYWQLGTYAQDGIEMKVNIPLAIDRYKKAAESGYEEANLNLFEVYTYVPGFENKILAEEYSRKLKASGFEIPVPKQTLLDKFINIFKGKK